The Pseudomonas azotoformans genome has a segment encoding these proteins:
- the urtA gene encoding urea ABC transporter substrate-binding protein has protein sequence MKRRSLIKAFTLSASIAAMGMTWTIQAAETIKVGILHSLSGTMAISETSLKDMALMTIDEINAKGGVNGKMLEPVVVDPASNWPLFAEKGRQLLTQDKVAVVFGCWTSVSRKSVLPVFEELNGLLFYPVQYEGEEMSPNVFYTGAAPNQQAIPAVEYLMSEEGGSAKRFFLLGTDYVYPRTTNKILRSFLHSKGVADKDIEEVYTPFGHADYQTIVANIKKFSAGGKTAVISTVNGDSNVPFYKELANQGLKATDVPVVAFSVGEEELRGIDTKPLVGNLAAWNYFQSVENPVNQKFVADWKAYAKKHNLPGADKAVTNDPMEATYVGIHMWAQAVEKAKSTDVDKVREALAGQTFAAPSGFTLTMDKTNHHLHKPVMIGEIQADGQFSVVWQTQEPIRAQPWSPYIPGNDKKPDYAVKSN, from the coding sequence ATGAAGCGTCGCAGCTTGATCAAGGCTTTCACTCTCTCGGCATCCATTGCCGCCATGGGCATGACCTGGACGATCCAGGCCGCCGAGACCATCAAGGTCGGCATCCTGCATTCGCTGTCCGGCACCATGGCCATCTCCGAAACCTCGCTTAAAGACATGGCGCTGATGACCATCGACGAGATCAACGCCAAGGGCGGGGTGAACGGCAAGATGCTCGAACCGGTGGTCGTCGACCCGGCGTCGAACTGGCCGCTGTTCGCCGAAAAGGGCCGGCAGTTGCTGACCCAGGACAAGGTGGCCGTGGTGTTCGGCTGCTGGACTTCGGTGTCGCGCAAATCCGTGTTGCCGGTGTTCGAAGAACTCAATGGCCTGCTGTTCTACCCGGTGCAATACGAAGGCGAAGAGATGTCGCCGAACGTGTTCTATACCGGTGCGGCGCCAAACCAGCAGGCGATCCCGGCGGTGGAATACCTGATGAGCGAAGAAGGCGGCAGCGCCAAGCGCTTCTTCCTGCTGGGCACCGATTACGTGTACCCGCGCACCACCAACAAGATCCTGCGTTCGTTCCTGCACTCCAAAGGCGTAGCGGATAAAGACATCGAAGAGGTCTACACCCCGTTCGGCCATGCCGATTACCAGACCATCGTCGCCAACATCAAAAAGTTCTCCGCCGGCGGCAAGACAGCCGTGATCTCCACCGTGAACGGCGACTCCAATGTGCCGTTCTACAAGGAGCTGGCCAACCAGGGTTTGAAAGCCACCGACGTGCCGGTGGTGGCGTTCTCCGTGGGTGAAGAAGAACTGCGCGGCATCGACACCAAGCCGCTGGTGGGCAACCTCGCCGCGTGGAACTACTTCCAGTCGGTGGAGAACCCGGTGAACCAGAAGTTCGTCGCCGACTGGAAAGCCTACGCCAAGAAACACAACCTACCGGGCGCGGACAAAGCCGTGACCAACGATCCGATGGAAGCCACTTACGTGGGCATCCATATGTGGGCGCAGGCGGTGGAGAAAGCCAAGTCCACCGACGTCGACAAAGTGCGTGAAGCGCTGGCCGGGCAGACATTTGCCGCGCCGTCGGGCTTTACCTTGACCATGGACAAGACCAACCACCACCTGCACAAGCCGGTAATGATTGGTGAGATCCAGGCGGATGGTCAGTTCTCGGTAGTGTGGCAGACCCAGGAGCCGATCCGGGCGCAGCCGTGGAGCCCGTACATTCCGGGCAATGACAAGAAGCCGGATTACGCCGTGAAGAGCAACTAA